From a region of the Corallococcus coralloides DSM 2259 genome:
- a CDS encoding S9 family peptidase, translating into MNLASLPLIVSLLTAQTPAPAPSKTPPAPAAAAKAPSAVPGIAPLPGLPNLWVSGVPAVPPALSQRVQQYLESRSAQLLDVSGDGQQVLISTRFADVNQLHLVEMPLGARTQLTFTKEPINRARFLPGNPQIIFYLQDTGGGEFYQVLKLDRRTGRSELLTDGKSRHEELVVSKDGRWLAYAGTGRNGKDTDVYVAPTADPKQAKRVTEVEGSWAPLEFSQDGSKLLVRQYRAADDADLSVVDVKTNTRTQLTPKEGKGSVDAAVFTHDGQGVYVATDRYSDFAEVYRLPLTGAPPAAPPSLTKSVRWNVQDLELSPDGRKLAVAINEEGFGRLYLLDTRTQALSPVETPRGVLSQVRFPARRSDRVAFSLTSARVPLDVFTVDLGTKKTTRWTRSEVGGLDPETFVEPELVRYPSTDGVKVPAFLYLPKNAKGKVPVVVMFHGGPEGQSQPIFSAQTQLMVTELGMAVLLPNVRGSEGYGKAYRAMDDGVKREASLADIGATLDFVASRPELDAARVGIYGGSYGGYMTLAAAAFFPERIKAAVDVVGISSLPSFLQNTQAYRRDLRRAEYGDERNPEVRKVQERISPLGSVDKIRAALFVQQGANDPRVPQSEAEQIVQAVRKKGSDVWYLLATDEGHGFQKKTNRDMAQTTALMFFEKHLLGPASGQGSGAAGGK; encoded by the coding sequence ATGAACCTCGCGTCCCTTCCGCTCATCGTGTCCCTGCTCACGGCGCAGACGCCCGCGCCGGCGCCGTCGAAGACGCCCCCCGCTCCGGCCGCCGCCGCGAAGGCACCGTCCGCCGTCCCCGGCATCGCCCCGCTGCCCGGCCTGCCCAACCTGTGGGTGAGCGGCGTGCCGGCGGTGCCGCCCGCGCTCTCCCAGCGCGTGCAGCAGTACCTGGAGTCCCGCTCCGCGCAGCTGTTGGACGTGAGCGGGGATGGCCAGCAGGTGCTCATCTCCACGCGCTTCGCGGACGTCAACCAGCTGCACCTGGTGGAGATGCCGCTGGGTGCGCGCACGCAGCTCACCTTCACGAAGGAGCCCATCAACCGGGCGCGCTTCCTGCCGGGCAATCCGCAGATCATCTTCTACCTGCAGGACACGGGCGGTGGAGAGTTCTACCAGGTGCTCAAGCTGGACCGGCGCACGGGCCGCTCGGAGCTGCTGACGGACGGCAAGAGCCGGCATGAGGAGCTGGTGGTGTCGAAGGACGGGCGCTGGCTCGCGTACGCGGGCACGGGGCGCAACGGCAAGGACACCGACGTGTACGTGGCGCCCACGGCGGACCCCAAGCAGGCGAAGCGGGTGACGGAGGTGGAGGGCAGCTGGGCGCCGCTGGAGTTCTCCCAGGACGGCTCCAAGCTGCTGGTGCGCCAGTACCGCGCGGCGGATGACGCGGACCTGAGCGTGGTGGACGTGAAGACGAACACGCGCACGCAGCTCACGCCCAAGGAGGGCAAGGGCAGCGTGGACGCCGCCGTCTTCACGCACGACGGGCAGGGCGTGTACGTGGCCACGGACCGCTACAGCGACTTCGCGGAGGTGTACCGGCTGCCGCTCACGGGCGCGCCTCCGGCCGCGCCGCCGTCGCTGACGAAGTCGGTGCGCTGGAACGTGCAGGACCTGGAGCTGTCTCCGGACGGGCGCAAGCTGGCGGTGGCCATCAACGAGGAGGGCTTCGGCCGGCTGTACCTGCTGGACACGCGCACGCAGGCGCTGTCGCCGGTGGAGACGCCGCGCGGGGTGCTTTCGCAGGTCCGCTTCCCGGCCAGGCGGTCGGACCGCGTGGCGTTCTCGCTGACGTCGGCGCGCGTGCCGCTGGACGTCTTCACGGTGGACCTGGGCACGAAGAAGACCACGCGCTGGACGCGCTCGGAGGTGGGCGGGTTGGATCCGGAGACGTTCGTGGAGCCGGAGTTGGTGCGCTACCCGTCCACGGACGGCGTGAAGGTGCCGGCGTTCCTGTACCTGCCGAAGAACGCGAAGGGGAAGGTGCCGGTGGTGGTGATGTTCCACGGCGGCCCGGAGGGACAGAGCCAGCCCATCTTCAGCGCGCAGACCCAGCTGATGGTGACGGAGCTGGGCATGGCGGTGCTGCTGCCCAACGTGCGCGGCTCGGAAGGGTACGGCAAGGCGTACCGCGCCATGGATGACGGCGTGAAGCGCGAGGCGAGCCTGGCGGACATCGGGGCCACGCTGGACTTCGTCGCCTCCCGGCCGGAGCTGGACGCGGCGCGGGTGGGCATCTACGGCGGCTCGTACGGCGGCTACATGACGCTGGCGGCGGCGGCGTTCTTCCCGGAGCGCATCAAGGCGGCGGTGGACGTGGTGGGCATCTCGTCGCTGCCGTCGTTCCTGCAGAACACGCAGGCGTACCGGCGGGACCTGCGGCGCGCGGAGTACGGCGACGAGCGCAACCCGGAGGTGCGCAAGGTGCAGGAGCGCATCTCGCCGCTGGGGTCGGTGGACAAGATTCGCGCGGCGCTCTTCGTGCAGCAGGGGGCCAATGACCCGCGCGTGCCGCAGTCGGAGGCGGAGCAGATCGTCCAGGCGGTGCGCAAGAAGGGCTCGGACGTCTGGTACCTGCTGGCCACGGACGAAGGGCACGGGTTCCAGAAGAAGACCAACCGGGACATGGCCCAGACGACGGCGCTGATGTTCTTCGAGAAGCACCTGCTGGGCCCGGCGTCAGGGCAGGGGAGCGGGGCAGCGGGCGGCAAGTAG
- a CDS encoding DUF4397 domain-containing protein, with protein MAWMRGKTLLVVALTSLGVLAPACGGGSAEDSDTPPTQDGPVLVPPTQAQLRIVQAAPGAPAMDVYLAGNPTPVARAVAYGATTPYLTRDAGAVTVELRPTGAAADSRPVVSQPVGMEAGTRWTVVAAGAFGSSDSDAAMRTMLLRDNTVPADGGQTRVRIVNAGTDAPTVDVDLGNDGSVEVGALARFKDSGEAALVLPSGAAFQVGLRTGGQALTSFTVPAPGSGTDTLVVATGLMSAPARAGDGFSLLTAGRDGTLAILRQNPTVYVLHASPDAPALDLFASDRELSGGLAYGALSSPLQVPPGAYTLDFFAAASGTERPTSAPVVTATTPTLVPGERYLMVAAGYLVPPRPAASAFTLLPLTDRFASDPSNLRLRWVHAAADTPAVDVGPLGSERRVLPDAPFLDVPFASGTAQDGLPLPSGGTVTLGVVPSNDANRAPRTSFSVTPQPDTRVFAVATDTPGSAPGSWDLQLLWVDTTRTPWTVSTRAHGP; from the coding sequence ATGGCCTGGATGCGGGGGAAGACACTGCTCGTCGTCGCGCTCACGTCGCTGGGGGTGCTCGCGCCCGCGTGCGGTGGCGGCTCGGCGGAGGACTCCGACACGCCTCCCACCCAGGACGGGCCGGTGCTCGTCCCGCCGACCCAAGCGCAGCTGCGCATCGTGCAGGCCGCGCCGGGCGCTCCCGCGATGGACGTGTACCTCGCGGGCAACCCCACGCCCGTGGCCCGGGCCGTGGCCTATGGCGCCACCACGCCCTATCTCACGCGCGACGCGGGCGCTGTCACCGTGGAGCTGCGGCCCACGGGCGCGGCGGCGGACTCACGCCCTGTCGTGTCCCAGCCGGTGGGCATGGAGGCCGGGACGCGCTGGACGGTGGTGGCCGCGGGGGCCTTCGGGTCCTCGGACTCGGACGCGGCGATGCGCACGATGCTCCTGCGCGACAACACCGTGCCCGCCGACGGAGGCCAGACGCGCGTGCGCATCGTCAACGCCGGCACGGACGCGCCGACGGTGGACGTGGACCTGGGCAATGACGGCTCGGTGGAGGTGGGGGCGCTCGCGCGCTTCAAGGACTCTGGAGAAGCAGCGCTGGTGCTTCCCTCCGGCGCCGCGTTCCAGGTGGGCCTGCGCACGGGCGGACAGGCGCTGACGTCCTTCACCGTGCCCGCGCCCGGCTCCGGCACCGACACGCTCGTCGTCGCCACCGGCCTCATGTCCGCCCCGGCGCGCGCGGGCGACGGCTTCTCGCTGCTCACCGCGGGCCGCGACGGCACGCTGGCCATCCTCCGGCAGAACCCCACGGTGTACGTGCTGCACGCGTCGCCGGACGCACCCGCGCTGGACCTCTTCGCCAGCGACCGCGAGCTGTCCGGGGGCCTCGCCTACGGCGCGCTGTCCTCACCGCTCCAGGTGCCGCCGGGCGCGTACACGCTGGACTTCTTCGCCGCCGCGTCCGGGACGGAGCGCCCCACGAGCGCGCCGGTGGTGACGGCGACGACGCCCACGCTCGTCCCGGGCGAGCGCTACCTGATGGTCGCCGCGGGCTACCTCGTGCCGCCCCGGCCGGCGGCGTCTGCCTTCACGCTGCTGCCCCTCACGGACCGCTTCGCGAGCGACCCGTCCAACCTGCGCCTGCGCTGGGTGCACGCGGCCGCGGACACGCCCGCCGTGGACGTGGGCCCGCTGGGCTCGGAGCGCCGGGTGCTGCCGGACGCGCCCTTCCTCGACGTGCCCTTCGCCTCCGGCACCGCGCAGGACGGCCTGCCGCTGCCCTCCGGGGGCACCGTCACGCTGGGCGTGGTGCCGTCCAACGACGCCAACCGCGCGCCGCGCACCAGCTTCTCCGTGACGCCCCAGCCGGACACGCGCGTCTTCGCCGTCGCCACCGACACGCCCGGCTCCGCGCCTGGCAGCTGGGACCTCCAGTTGCTGTGGGTGGACACCACTCGCACGCCGTGGACCGTGAGCACGCGGGCGCATGGGCCCTGA